From Longimicrobiales bacterium, one genomic window encodes:
- a CDS encoding Na+/H+ antiporter NhaC family protein, with product MRRTLPAVLLSLLFLPLASGAQEISEPPTVLLKGIPFQMTLLAGPGTGAVAYEIRNAAGAVMSVGAVPAYGSIVVDDLLVTSKADLPLTVMIGDTTHEMPATVTSPWYSLMPPIIAIVLALLFREVITALFAGVWFAALAVAGFNPITATWRLIDTFVVPALADSAHMSIAVFSLLLGGMVGIIARNGGTMGIVEAVTPFANTSRRGKLATWAAGMAIFFDDYANTLIVGNTMRPITDRLKISREKLAYIVDSTAAPVAALVPISTWVGYEITLIGDGLRIAAEQNPANAEILLAANPFAIFLQTIPFLFYPLLAVTFVIMTSAMDKDFGPMAAAEKRAAAGKGLYREGATLATDTSSHLMDAKENVEHRWWNAAVPVLTVILVVLVGLYTDGRASEGPDANLMDVFGAADPFATLLWGSLAGCLVAIAMSVGQGLLTMQESLDSWLGGMKAMMIAMVILTLAWSLGAATEEVGTAQFLSQLLSDRVALQLIPVIVFITSAAMAFATGTSWGTMAIMVPLVVPLTIALGGAAVLPGGPEVAILLGATASVLAGAIFGDHCSPISDTTVLSSTASACDHMDHVRTQMPYALIVAMVGMLLGNIGTAYGLPAWAALLLGVSVLFALLHFKGERVSRES from the coding sequence ATGCGTCGCACGCTGCCAGCCGTTCTGCTCAGCCTCCTTTTCTTGCCGCTCGCATCGGGAGCGCAGGAGATCTCGGAACCGCCCACGGTGCTATTGAAGGGGATCCCCTTTCAGATGACGCTGCTTGCTGGCCCCGGAACGGGAGCCGTGGCCTACGAAATCCGTAATGCTGCGGGCGCAGTGATGTCCGTGGGGGCGGTACCCGCCTACGGCTCGATCGTCGTTGATGATCTCCTCGTCACATCCAAAGCCGACCTGCCCCTCACCGTGATGATCGGGGATACAACCCACGAGATGCCGGCGACGGTGACGTCTCCTTGGTACTCTCTTATGCCCCCGATCATCGCGATCGTGCTGGCTCTACTCTTCCGCGAGGTCATCACAGCGCTCTTCGCAGGGGTCTGGTTTGCTGCGCTCGCCGTCGCGGGGTTCAACCCAATCACTGCGACCTGGCGGCTGATCGACACGTTCGTTGTCCCAGCGTTGGCGGACTCCGCCCACATGTCGATCGCCGTATTCTCGCTATTACTTGGCGGCATGGTCGGCATCATTGCCAGGAATGGGGGGACTATGGGCATTGTCGAGGCAGTGACCCCATTCGCCAACACGAGTCGGCGCGGAAAACTCGCCACATGGGCGGCTGGCATGGCGATCTTCTTCGACGACTACGCCAACACGCTCATTGTCGGGAATACGATGCGGCCGATCACGGACCGCCTGAAGATCTCTCGTGAAAAGTTGGCCTACATTGTCGATTCCACAGCGGCCCCGGTTGCGGCCCTCGTCCCGATCTCCACTTGGGTCGGATACGAGATCACACTGATCGGCGACGGCCTCCGCATCGCGGCGGAGCAAAACCCGGCCAACGCTGAAATACTCCTCGCTGCCAATCCGTTTGCGATCTTCTTGCAGACGATCCCCTTCCTCTTCTACCCACTTCTTGCGGTGACCTTCGTCATCATGACGTCGGCGATGGACAAGGACTTCGGCCCCATGGCCGCAGCAGAGAAACGCGCCGCTGCGGGGAAAGGTCTGTATCGAGAGGGTGCGACCCTTGCCACGGACACTTCGTCCCATCTGATGGATGCGAAGGAGAACGTTGAGCATAGATGGTGGAATGCAGCGGTCCCCGTCCTAACCGTAATCCTCGTGGTCTTGGTCGGCCTTTATACCGATGGGCGAGCCAGCGAGGGGCCCGACGCCAACCTCATGGACGTGTTCGGCGCGGCAGATCCCTTCGCCACGCTCCTTTGGGGCTCGCTCGCAGGCTGCCTGGTCGCGATCGCGATGTCCGTAGGACAGGGCCTCCTCACCATGCAGGAGTCCCTCGACTCCTGGCTCGGCGGGATGAAGGCCATGATGATCGCCATGGTCATCTTGACGCTCGCCTGGTCCCTCGGTGCCGCTACGGAAGAGGTCGGCACAGCACAGTTCCTCTCACAATTGCTCTCGGACCGGGTCGCTCTCCAACTCATCCCTGTGATCGTGTTCATCACGTCCGCGGCAATGGCTTTCGCCACCGGCACTTCCTGGGGGACCATGGCCATCATGGTGCCGTTGGTTGTCCCACTGACGATCGCTCTTGGTGGGGCGGCAGTGCTTCCGGGGGGGCCGGAAGTGGCCATTCTGTTGGGCGCCACTGCATCGGTACTCGCCGGGGCGATCTTCGGGGATCACTGCTCGCCGATCTCCGACACAACCGTCCTTTCCTCTACAGCGTCGGCCTGTGACCACATGGACCATGTGCGGACGCAAATGCCCTACGCGCTCATTGTGGCCATGGTGGGGATGCTGTTGGGCAACATCGGAACCGCATACGGACTCCCGGCTTGGGCGGCACTACTGCTCGGCGTTTCTGTCCTCTTCGCCTTGCTGCACTTCAAGGGCGAGCGCGTGTCACGGGAGTCCTAG
- the pyrR gene encoding bifunctional pyr operon transcriptional regulator/uracil phosphoribosyltransferase PyrR, which translates to MTEKNRIHVMDEADVRRAIGRMAREIVEKNGGTEALTLMGIHRRGVHVSELLREEIQRAEGVSISSGSLDITLYRDDLMVIGPRPVIGETKLPPEGVDDRNIVIVDDVLYTGRTTRAALNELTDWGRPSRISLCVVVDRGGRELPIQPDIVGREVPVLRNQRVEVLVPELDDRLGVEIIHLESEEA; encoded by the coding sequence ATGACCGAGAAGAACCGCATTCACGTGATGGACGAGGCTGACGTCCGCAGGGCGATTGGCCGTATGGCCCGTGAAATTGTGGAGAAGAATGGCGGTACGGAAGCCCTCACGCTCATGGGCATTCATCGGCGCGGCGTCCACGTCAGTGAGTTGCTCAGGGAAGAGATCCAGCGCGCCGAGGGTGTGTCGATCTCCTCGGGATCGCTCGACATCACCCTGTACCGCGACGACCTCATGGTGATCGGTCCAAGGCCGGTCATCGGTGAGACCAAACTCCCGCCCGAGGGCGTCGACGACAGGAATATCGTGATTGTCGATGACGTCCTGTACACGGGTCGGACAACTCGAGCAGCGCTCAACGAATTGACGGACTGGGGTAGGCCGAGTCGCATCAGCCTATGTGTGGTCGTTGATCGTGGCGGGCGGGAACTGCCCATCCAGCCCGACATCGTGGGGCGGGAAGTCCCGGTCCTGCGCAATCAGCGTGTCGAAGTGCTCGTTCCGGAGTTGGACGACCGCCTCGGCGTCGAGATCATCCACCTGGAATCGGAGGAAGCGTGA
- a CDS encoding aspartate carbamoyltransferase catalytic subunit, with the protein MNPSVSPLGKDLVGLESLSREQILSILDTAEPFKEISERRIKKVPVLRGKTIVNLFFEASTRTRVSFEFAEKRLSADTVNIASSGSSVVKGETLVDTARNLEAMRIDMVVMRHGASGAARFLGERIPSNVINAGDGQHEHPTQGLLDLLTIRDHKGPIDGLKVCIVGDVLHSRVARSNIHGLMKLGAEVAVCGPPTLLPYEIAGLGVKVFTRVEEAIEWADVLNILRLQLERMQGGYVPSLREYNRIWGVTSARLQLAPREILILHPGPMNRGVEIDSDVADGPHSVILNQVTNGVAVRMAVLYLLAGGQPESAEAAKQGGDS; encoded by the coding sequence GTGAATCCGTCGGTCTCTCCTCTCGGAAAAGACCTCGTCGGCCTCGAATCCCTTTCTCGCGAGCAGATCCTCTCGATTCTCGACACGGCCGAACCGTTCAAAGAAATCTCTGAACGCCGCATCAAGAAGGTCCCTGTGCTACGGGGTAAGACGATCGTCAATCTCTTCTTCGAGGCGTCTACCCGGACTCGAGTGTCGTTCGAATTTGCAGAGAAGCGGCTCAGTGCGGATACGGTCAATATCGCCTCGAGCGGCTCCTCGGTCGTCAAGGGTGAAACGTTGGTCGACACGGCTCGGAATCTCGAGGCCATGCGGATCGACATGGTCGTTATGCGACATGGCGCTTCGGGGGCAGCCCGCTTTCTCGGCGAGCGCATTCCGTCCAACGTCATCAATGCGGGTGATGGACAGCATGAGCACCCTACGCAGGGATTGCTCGATCTTCTGACCATACGAGACCACAAAGGCCCGATCGACGGCCTGAAGGTGTGCATCGTCGGAGACGTACTACACTCGCGTGTGGCTCGGTCGAATATCCACGGACTGATGAAGCTCGGCGCCGAAGTGGCGGTCTGCGGGCCACCGACACTGTTGCCGTATGAGATCGCGGGCTTAGGCGTGAAGGTCTTCACACGGGTGGAGGAGGCGATTGAGTGGGCCGACGTACTCAACATCCTCCGGCTTCAGTTGGAGCGTATGCAAGGCGGGTACGTGCCGAGTCTCCGGGAATACAACCGGATCTGGGGCGTCACCAGCGCGCGACTACAACTAGCGCCTCGAGAGATACTGATCTTGCACCCAGGTCCGATGAATCGCGGGGTTGAGATCGATTCGGATGTGGCGGACGGTCCCCACTCCGTAATTCTGAACCAGGTCACCAACGGCGTTGCCGTGCGGATGGCCGTACTCTACCTGCTCGCTGGCGGCCAGCCTGAGAGCGCCGAAGCGGCGAAACAGGGAGGTGACTCGTGA